From Magnetovibrio sp. PR-2:
TAAAACGACACTTGTTTGTTCTTGATAAATTGGATTTGATTACAATACGAACTCACGGCAGAAAATTTTACGTTTCGAATTCCGATCTGCGCCACATCAACATTGATTATGTTGAAGGTACTGACACAGATATTTCTGATCGCACCCGGTTGGGTGTTCTAGTTCGCGAGTGGTTCGAGAAAGAAGATCCTGGCCGCTATAAAGTAATCAAACGGCATGCAGCGGAGGTTCCCGATGAGTAACCTCCTTAAAAGAATTGCTACTGATTTTGGAGTTACCATTCGTGAGGCTAGAATGCTGGTTAATTCAGCACCAAAGAGATATAAAGTTTTTGAAATCGATAAGCGCAATGGCACTAAGCGTTTAGTTGCCCAACCAGCAAAAGAAATAAAAGCCTTGCAAAAGTGGTTGGTTGAAAATGTACTTTCAGAACTTCCTATTCATGATTGCGCAACGGCTTATCGTTCTGGGCGTGGCATCAAATATAATGCCTCCAAGCACGTAAATAACGCATACCTTTTGAAGATGGATTTTAGAAAGTATTTTCCATCAATCAAAAAACTTGATTTAGCCAAACATCTTGCATCCTGTATGACGGACAGGTTTGATGCTGATGATATAGACTTCATATGTAATATCGCTTTATGGAGGCCAAAGAATATCAACGGAAGGCTTAAGGCTGGTAGAGGGCTTGAATTATGCATTGGCGGACCCAGTTCACCGTTCATTGCTAACTCTATTGCATATGCCTTTGATTTACTTGTTTCTGAAGAGTGCAAGCGTATGGGGGTTACCTATACCCGTTATGCTGATGACCTTACATTCTCAACAAATGAAAAGGGTGTGCTTAGAGAAATAGAGTCATTCGTCACCAAAGCCTGCAAGCAAGTGGAGTACCCATATTTAAGAATTAATACTGAGAAGACGGTTCATGCTTCTAAAAAACATAAACGATTTGTAACTGGGGTTACCTTATCTAGCCAAGGGAAGCTTTCTTTGGGGCGAGTGAGGAAAAGAAATATTCGAGCAGCAATCCATAAATTTACTCAGGGACAATTGGATTCAAAATCTACTCTTAGGCTCAGAGGGCTATTAGCCTTTGCTTTAGATGTAGAGCCTTCATTTATAAAGTCTATGAAGAATAAATATGGCGATCATAAAATTGAATCCATTCTAAAATGGGAAAAGCCAGTTTAAGGTTTGTTGATGGACACTTTAAAAAATGCAGAAATATCTTCAAAACTGATTAGAAGCTCTACTACACCTGATGATTATGTGACATGGAATCAAGCAATGAAGAGCTTGGCCTTAGTGTTGTATTCACCTGATCCAAATACTGCCCGTCAGCATGTGATTGATGAGGGGTAGTTTTCCGAAAACGAGATTGAACTTTTTTGGGGCGGCTCTTAGTTCAGCTTCAAACCGAGAAAAATAACTGGAATGGGTATTATTTCAACGTGTCTTGTGCGAAAGCCCAGAAGACATTTAAGCAGATATCTCGGATGCCTGCGGGCAGGGGGCGGCCCTGCCACATTCAACGTGGGTTTTGTGGCGGCCAAGCTGGCGTGAATGATATTATCTTAC
This genomic window contains:
- a CDS encoding retron St85 family RNA-directed DNA polymerase encodes the protein MSNLLKRIATDFGVTIREARMLVNSAPKRYKVFEIDKRNGTKRLVAQPAKEIKALQKWLVENVLSELPIHDCATAYRSGRGIKYNASKHVNNAYLLKMDFRKYFPSIKKLDLAKHLASCMTDRFDADDIDFICNIALWRPKNINGRLKAGRGLELCIGGPSSPFIANSIAYAFDLLVSEECKRMGVTYTRYADDLTFSTNEKGVLREIESFVTKACKQVEYPYLRINTEKTVHASKKHKRFVTGVTLSSQGKLSLGRVRKRNIRAAIHKFTQGQLDSKSTLRLRGLLAFALDVEPSFIKSMKNKYGDHKIESILKWEKPV